A window of Miscanthus floridulus cultivar M001 chromosome 12, ASM1932011v1, whole genome shotgun sequence genomic DNA:
TTGGGCAGCACTGAAAACCCGAGGAGAAGCACCCTAAAAGGAAGGAAGCAGAGCACTGACACCATCAGTAGATAAACCCTCCTTCGCAGTGACTTGTTAATAACCAAGGATAGCACCCGTGATCCAACATATGATACATAGCTCATCAGCAAAGCATCTACAAGTCCAAGAAAAATGGTGCCAAACAATGGGTAAGTGCAAACACTGGTATCTCCAACCGGTGAGTACGTCCGTATGAAGTATTTAGCAATCTTCCTTCTCCCAAGATCATGGTTCTCATCTCTAACAAACTTCGGCCCAACAAACACTAGGATTGCCTGCACCGAGAACACTGGAATGCAGAAAATAAACATGTAGGCCATGGTCTTCCAATTCCATCTTTGGTTTAAAGTGCCCAGCTCCTTCTTTTGTAACGAGCCATGGAGCAGAAAAGCAAATGCAAAGAAGATCCCTGGCTCTGCAAACCCTAGATTGGAAAGTATGTACACATCACATATGTTCCTCTGCCATGTTAAGCTGGAGAACAACTTTTTCTTCAAGAAGCTCAATCTCACTATCTCACCTACTCCCCACCAAATTGTGATCAGAATCAGAGCAATGCGAGTCACCCATGGACCGTTAAAGTAACCAAGCGGAAGGAAGGAGGGTCCTCTCTGAATCCGACACCTGAAGTAGACCGACTGGAAAATGCAGAAGAGGCCCAGAGCAGCAAACAGTGCAAACAGTGCGATTGTCAACACACCGAACGCATCAGCAGCTACTCTGGTCAGGGGCATCACCCGAAGCACAGTTGCCACGCATGCTCTCCGCTCGCATGGAAAGCACAATGGCCAACAAATACCATATACTCAGCAGCAGCCTTCTCAAGTCTCAGCGATGGACAGCTTCTAGAGGACTTCATTCAACAAATAACTGTATAAG
This region includes:
- the LOC136496788 gene encoding uncharacterized protein, which produces MPLTRVAADAFGVLTIALFALFAALGLFCIFQSVYFRCRIQRGPSFLPLGYFNGPWVTRIALILITIWWGVGEIVRLSFLKKKLFSSLTWQRNICDVYILSNLGFAEPGIFFAFAFLLHGSLQKKELGTLNQRWNWKTMAYMFIFCIPVFSVQAILVFVGPKFVRDENHDLGRRKIAKYFIRTYSPVGDTSVCTYPLFGTIFLGLVDALLMSYVSYVGSRVLSLVINKSLRRRVYLLMVSVLCFLPFRVLLLGFSVLPKPGDVAFEGIIFLSFLMMLSCTTVGILLLVYYPVADSLALRDIGQRDITEMVPYDDYYYEGASLVANQSFLEIEQNSDTSTKRGSISFRTMIREDQLQQDGTDEIGFSSRSGVHIGSPSGSSPSAAMSMLPLKEIPRY